A segment of the Candidatus Methylomirabilota bacterium genome:
GAGGTAGGAGCCGAACACGAACGCGTCCTTGAAGGCGGGCGGGAGGTACACCACGGTCACGCTCTGGACCACGCCGACCAGGAGCGCGGCGCACAGCGTGCCGAGGATGCTCCCGAAGCCGCCGAGGGCCACGATCGCATAGGCGAGCACGGTGAAGGACAGGCCCACCTGCGGGTACACGGAGAAGAAGTTCGCGAGGATGACGCCCGCGATACCCACGAGCGCGGCGCCCAGGCCCCACGCCACCGCGAACATCTTCTGCGGCCGGATGCCCACGAGCATGGCGGCGTCACGATCCTCGGACGTCGCCTGCAGCGCCAGGCCGAACTCCGTGCGATCCACGAGCAGGTAGAGCGCGATGAAGAGCGCCAGGGCGAGGAGGCCGGCCAGGAGCAGCGGCACCCCCAGCTTGATGCCGAGCACCGAGAGCTGCACCCCGGAGAGGTGAGAGAGGACCGTGTCGGACACGAAGCGGTAATCGCTGGTGAAGAGCGCCACCACGCCGTTCTGGAGGAAGAGCAGCAGCCCCACTGTGGCGAAGATCTGCGCGAAGGCGTCGCCACGTTGTACCCGACGCATGAGCTGACTGTAGGTCAGCACGCCCAGTCCGTAGATGGCCAGCGCCACCGGCACCATCGCCACCAGCGGATCCCAGCCGAGCGTGCTGGAAAGCCACCACGCCCCGAACATCCCGAGCATCATGAACTCGCCGTGGGCGAAGTTGACCATCTCCATCAGCCCCCAGATGATGGCCAGCCCCACCGCCACGAGGGCGTAGAGCAGCCCCATCTGGAGGCCGTTGACGACGGCCTGGACGAGCTCGGTCACGCGGACGCGCTCGCGATCACTTCGCGGGCTTGGGCTTCGCGTCCCGCTCCTGCCAGGTCGGGCTCGGATACACCGGCGTGTAGCCGGCCTGCTTGGCGAGATCCCACGGCCAGATCGTGTGCTTCTCGCCGTCCCAGCCGATCTGCGTCACCACGCCGGTGGCCAGCTCGTTCTGGTTGGTCTTGTCGAAGCGGATGCCCTTGTAGTCGATGATCATCTGGTCCGGGGGCGTGTTCGTGTCGGCGGCCGCCTTGGCGAGCACGGCGGGCTCGACGGACTTGGCCCGGTTGATCGTGTCCGCCACCCAGAGCATGCCGGTGACCTGGCGCATCGCCAGCTCGCCCATGTCCTGCCCGCGGCTGTACTTCTTGTAGATCTCGTTGACCTTCTTCCACGAGGGCTTCTTGCTGGCGAGGTCGATGGCCGTCGGATCCCGCCCCAGCCACCCCGCGCCGCCATTGGTCTTCTTCTGCGCCTCGAGCCAGGTCTGATCGGAATAACAGCCGTTGCTGGTCGCGATCACCCTGGGCATCCAGCCCGCGCGCTTGGCGTCGGCCTGGAACACCGCCGACTCGGCCGGGTACTGCACGAAGAAGAGGATGTCGGGATTGGCCGACTGTAGCCGCTGCACCTCGGAGGCCAGGGTGGTAGCGCCGGTCTTGGTGGTGAGGTCGGCCACCACCTTGAAGCCCGCCTTGGCGGCGTGCTCGAGCGCGATCTTGTGATTGTCCTGGCAGAAGAGGTTGTCGCAGGTGAACACCGCCACCGTCTTGAGATCCGTGGGTCCGCCGTTCTTCGGCCACTCCTGGAGGAAGCGGAACACGCTATCCACCATGACGCGATCGTGCGGGCCCGTGCGCCAGAACCACTTGAAGCCCTTCTCGGTCAGCGTGGGCGAGGCGCAGGCGTGGCAGGAGAGCGGGATGCCGTAGCCCTCGACCACCGGCTGGATGATGGAGGTGTTGCCGCTCGTCCCCTCGCCGTCGACCCAGTGCACCTTGTTGACGGTGATGAGCTGCTCCACGAGCGTCCGCGCGAGGTCGCCGCGGCTCTGGTCATCGCGCACCACCAGCTTCAGGGTGGCGCCCCCGAGCCCGGGGAACCCCTTGCCCGGCCCCAGGGGGACGTTGAGGTCCGCGTAGTCGTTGTTCACGATGTCCTCGACGGTCTGGTTGGCCCAGAGATACTGCTGGCCGAGGCTCGCGAAGTTTCCGGTAAGAGGGAGGAGCACGCCGATCAGAACTTCCTTGGGCGCCTGGGGCTCGGCCCGCTCGAGCGCGAGGCCTCCCACCACGATGATGGCCACCAGGACAGGGAC
Coding sequences within it:
- a CDS encoding branched-chain amino acid ABC transporter permease, which encodes MTELVQAVVNGLQMGLLYALVAVGLAIIWGLMEMVNFAHGEFMMLGMFGAWWLSSTLGWDPLVAMVPVALAIYGLGVLTYSQLMRRVQRGDAFAQIFATVGLLLFLQNGVVALFTSDYRFVSDTVLSHLSGVQLSVLGIKLGVPLLLAGLLALALFIALYLLVDRTEFGLALQATSEDRDAAMLVGIRPQKMFAVAWGLGAALVGIAGVILANFFSVYPQVGLSFTVLAYAIVALGGFGSILGTLCAALLVGVVQSVTVVYLPPAFKDAFVFGSYLLIGLFRPQGLFGRF
- a CDS encoding ABC transporter substrate-binding protein, with protein sequence MRGIRILVPVLVAIIVVGGLALERAEPQAPKEVLIGVLLPLTGNFASLGQQYLWANQTVEDIVNNDYADLNVPLGPGKGFPGLGGATLKLVVRDDQSRGDLARTLVEQLITVNKVHWVDGEGTSGNTSIIQPVVEGYGIPLSCHACASPTLTEKGFKWFWRTGPHDRVMVDSVFRFLQEWPKNGGPTDLKTVAVFTCDNLFCQDNHKIALEHAAKAGFKVVADLTTKTGATTLASEVQRLQSANPDILFFVQYPAESAVFQADAKRAGWMPRVIATSNGCYSDQTWLEAQKKTNGGAGWLGRDPTAIDLASKKPSWKKVNEIYKKYSRGQDMGELAMRQVTGMLWVADTINRAKSVEPAVLAKAAADTNTPPDQMIIDYKGIRFDKTNQNELATGVVTQIGWDGEKHTIWPWDLAKQAGYTPVYPSPTWQERDAKPKPAK